A region of the Curtobacterium flaccumfaciens pv. betae genome:
CCCGTCCAGCGGCGCCCGACCGGTGGCGACCCTGTCCCACCTGGTGTCGACGATCAACCGGCCCGCGGCGACCGCGGTGTGGGGTCGCTCCCCCGGCCGGGACGGCGGGATGCTCCTGGTGTCGACGCCGTCCCGCAACCGCACCCCCGGTGACGGCGGTGACCCGGACGCGCCGAGCGCGACGTTCGCCTGGGCCCGGGCGGCCGACTTCACCGTGACGGGGACCGACCGGATGATCCGGGTCGACGTCGCCGCCAGCACGGTGTCCGTCGTCACCCGGTCGGGCAAGGTCACCGCGACCGAGGCCGCCCGGCTCGGGACGCCGGAGGACCCCACACCGGCCGACACCGCCACCTACGTCGAGGCGGCGTACGTCGACACCCGCGTCGCGTACACGCAGGGCAACCCGATCATCCTGACCGGGGCGCACTCGTCCCGGATCCCGTCGTACGGCGGCAACGCTGCGCTGACCGCGTTGCACTACTACCCGGACCCGACCGGCAGCTCGCACGGCTGCGTCCGGATCTCGGCGGAGATGACCCGCACCCTGGCGG
Encoded here:
- a CDS encoding L,D-transpeptidase → MRRSTWIATTAGVVVLAVAAVVVGVTVGSPAPEPTRAARATTTPTPSATPTPTLAAVPAAPSDATLAALPLAFHDAVVPQLLDGGDVEPEDTWQIATPRTPLVALYASPSSGARPVATLSHLVSTINRPAATAVWGRSPGRDGGMLLVSTPSRNRTPGDGGDPDAPSATFAWARAADFTVTGTDRMIRVDVAASTVSVVTRSGKVTATEAARLGTPEDPTPADTATYVEAAYVDTRVAYTQGNPIILTGAHSSRIPSYGGNAALTALHYYPDPTGSSHGCVRISAEMTRTLAALPVGTPIRFD